A part of Diachasmimorpha longicaudata isolate KC_UGA_2023 chromosome 11, iyDiaLong2, whole genome shotgun sequence genomic DNA contains:
- the LOC135167552 gene encoding uncharacterized protein LOC135167552: protein MVRVIPVHNFLSQNVGQIDEPTASCTANVQGQDMLLLSLSSHCVKVYGLSSSQSELLTVFPTVDSVHQLLHSDKGNYVATLESKNSRDGTTTNNFVRIYVNWELSGNQNQAMRARIAGRVTPSLNRTLNSLEMIELPLNSQPTQIACCQTTGNLLVVMENEAVIHELKVETQHLSKQKFLDFEVRPWFLRFTFTPDHVEIAEEFITIMNPTNFMMFKLTNQFNDDMINNVESVNNTKNTKKRMNQNVKITRQDSESPGSDKKQNKKRNSQTKSIIDYTKSVVNERTFIDWDQLVSKEAEELQRLELLKMIEPGTKNFNITLGSISSDISENSQSFEPPVVPAPEISATITTRSNEDSWSENYSIEHLLRLKILPTSPETTKDFGNEYFTCCGMKPSYWRSKTLVTKQKRSLLRSPKYNVFNGVTCLVCTAQEGYLYHFSPSIKEEITLNLSSYTVYPFTSPVSHVALENTALHALTEAGLESYTLRLPQVQTKGGIDCKDHSEPDTISLIGLRPFLGVKKLLQAARCLVLLAADQESWTYYSLALPNPEDVYYDILSAANNHKGSSPCTYKHLLGEAYTVLKLAKDMVYYTSDVEYSSNINDTSKSHLDNLYRQSCGLLADYYVSSSSPYDWNSCIRYYKLAGLSAPDVLGRKDVGKAPGVVVYLSDVLLTLHSGPDADALFQEHNIVEILGSAEKEDLLKLILASPVLREYATDKLIHVLSSWEATDASQFALVLLYTQAERQQFAEKALESISDRYITEATLTNWSWLFDVTSVKKGNVIPTFSDYAGILIRQRTRIFAHVVAKLVRKEALTLNQMIQIFLAYLPSRIGRDGRLAAGALQLSLETYFKRIYGDDEKGREGTGESDVAVLEGFTILVRSYLGELAQGQGKSEDREGKDVLFGSLRPEFLDHPMLYKNDGVKGEVRLEVIKLQALLASGHLSNECYEEVKRFLETQSIEGGLSFKMLCVRDAEKGVELLADRCPQVLLMYAKDKYTKESEWKYFVHFLLQKLNEYEGSPQAFKIYDELLKDTAIYVAQTMSMRGLQRVLPNDSSIPSLQQYIDISSQVVHADYIKTMIMGTGQHLLTNINF, encoded by the exons ATGGTGCGTGTCATACCAGTGCATAATTTCCTGTCTCAGAATGTGGGTCAGATCGATGAGCCAACGGCATCATGCACAGCTAATGTCCAGGGTCAGGATATGCTTTTACTGTCCCTATCGTCTCACTGCGTCAAAGTTTACGGATTATCATCATCACAATCAGAACTTCTGACAGTATTTCCCACTGTTGATTCAGTTCATCAGTTACTTCACTCGGACAAGGGTAATTATGTAGCAACTCTAGAATCAAAAAACTCGAGGGACGGAACAACGACAAATAATTTTGTACGTATTTACGTTAATTGGGAGCTGTCTGGTAATCAGAATCAAGCGATGAGGGCTAGAATAGCTGGAAGAGTCACGCCCAGTCTTAACCGCACCCTCAACAGTCTCGAAATGATAGAACTGCCCTTGAACTCCCAACCTACCCAAATAGCCTGTTGCCAGACAACCGGTAATCTTCTGGTGGTAATGGAGAATGAAGCTGTCATTCACGAATTAAAAGTCGAGACCCAACACCTCTCAAAACAGAAATTCCTGGACTTCGAAGTCAGGCCCTGGTTCCTCCGATTCACATTCACACCTGATCACGTAGAAATTGCCGAGGAATTTATCACCATCATGAATCCCACGAACTTCATGATGTTTAAACTAACGAATCAGTTCAACGACGACATGATCAATAACGTCGAGAGCGTCAACAATACGAAGAACACTAAAAAGCGAATGAATCAAAATGTTAAAATCACAAGACAGGACTCGGAAAGTCCAGGCAGTGACAAGAAACAGAACAAGAAACGAAATTCCCAAACGAAATCAATCATCGATTACACAAAATCAGTCGTCAACGAGAGAACTTTCATCGACTGGGATCAGCTGGTTTCGAAGGAAGCTGAAGAGCTCCAACGACTGGAACTACTGAAGATGATCGAGCCGGGGACCAAGAATTTCAATATAACTCTAGGCTCGATATCATCAGATATATCAGAAAACTCTCAAAGCTTCGAACCCCCTGTGGTACCAGCCCCCGAGATTTCAGCAACGATTACAACGAGATCCAACGAGGACAGTTGGTCGGAGAACTACAGCATCGAGCACCTGTTGAGGCTGAAAATCCTTCCGACGTCTCCAGAGACTACGAAGGATTTTGGTAATGAGTATTTTACGTGCTGCGGGATGAAGCCATCCTACTGGAGGTCCAAAACCCTCGTCACCAAGCAAAAGAGGTCTCTTTTACGTTCCCCTAAATATAATGTATTCAACGGAGTCACTTGTCTTGTGTGCACAGCCCAAGAGGGCTATCTCTACCACTTTTCTCCATCGATCAAGGAAGAAATCACTCTGAACTTGTCCTCATACACTGTTTATCCATTCACTTCTCCAGTGAGTCATGTAGCCCTGGAAAACACTGCTCTGCACGCTCTCACCGAAGCTGGACTGGAGTCTTACACACTACGTCTGCCTCAAGTGCAGACTAAGGGTGGCATAGACTGTAAAGATCATAGTGAGCCTGACACAATTTCCCTGATTGGATTGAGACCGTTTCTGGGGGTCAAGAAGCTTCTTCAGGCAGCCAGATGTCTGGTACTCCTTGCCGCCGACCAAGAATCCTGGACTTACTATTCCCTAGCCCTTCCCAATCCTGAAGACGTCTACTACGATATCTTGAGTGCAGCCAACAACCACAAAGGATCGAGTCCTTGCACTTACAAACATCTCCTGGGCGAAGCCTACACTGTTCTTAAACTGGCTAAGGACATGGTTTACTACACTTCTGACGTTGAGTACTCTAGCAACATCAACGACACCTCGAAGTCTCATCTGGATAATCTGTACAGGCAGTCTTGTGGCCTGCTTGCTGATTACTACGTCTCTTCGTCTTCACCTTACGACTGGAATTCCTGCATTCGTTATTACAAACTCGCTGGCCTGAGTGCACCTGATGTACTGGGAAGAAAAGATGTGGGTAAAGCCCCTGGAGTAGTTGTTTATCTGTCCGATGTGTTGCTGACTTTACATTCAGGCCCTGACGCTGATGCTCTATTTCAAGAGCACAACATCGTGGAGATTCTGGGAAGTGCGGAGAAGGAGGACCTTCTCAAACTCATTCTTGCGAGTCCTGTGTTGAGGGAATATGCAACTGATAAGTTGATCCATGTCTTGAGTAGTTGGGAAGCCACTGATGCTAGCCAGTTTGCTCTGGTGTTATTGTATACTCAGGCGGAGAGACAGCAGTTCGCGGAGAAGGCTCTTGAGAGTATTTCTGATCG GTATATCACAGAAGCCACCCTCACCAACTGGTCCTGGTTGTTCGATGTGACGAGTGTGAAGAAAGGAAACGTTATCCCCACGTTCTCTGATTACGCTGggattttaattagacagaGGACGAGGATCTTTGCTCATGTTGTTGCCAAGCTCGTCCGAAAGGAGGCATTGACTCTGAATCAGATGATTCAGATTTTCCTGGCATATCTGCCTTCGAGGATTGGGAGAGATGGAAGACTCGCTGCTGGAGCCCTGCAGCTGTCTCTGGAAACTTATTTCAAGAGGATTTATGGGGACGATGAgaaggggagggagggaacTGGAGAGAGCGATGTCGCGGTTTTGGAGGGCTTCACGATTCTGGTGAGGTCGTACTTAGGGGAACTAGCGCAGGGACAGGGGAAGAGCGAAGATAGGGAGGGGAAGGATGTCTTGTTTGGGAGCCTCAGGCCAGAGTTCCTGGACCATCCTATGCTCTATAAGAATGATGGGGTTAAGGGGGAGGTGAGGCTGGAGGTTATTAAGTTACAGGCGTTGCTGGCCAGCGGACATCTCAGTAATGAGTGTTATGAGGAGGTCAAGAGGTTCTTGGAGACGCAGAGCATCGAGGGGGGATTGTCTTTTAAGATGTTGTGTGTCAGGGATGCGGAGAAAGGGGTGGAATTGCTGGCAGATAGGTGTCCACAGGTGCTGCTGATGTATGCCAAA GATAAATATACCAAAGAGTCggaatggaaatatttcgtGCACTTCTTGCTGCAAAAACTCAATGAGTACGAGGGGAGCCCTCAAGCCTTTAAAATTTACGACGAATTATTGAAAG ATACAGCGATTTATGTAGCACAAACCATGTCAATGAGGGGTCTACAGCGTGTATTACCCAACGACAGCAGTATTCCTTCGTTACAACAATACATAGATATCAGTAGTCAAGTTGTGCACGCTGATTACATTAAAACAATGATAATGGGTACTGGTCAACATTTACTAACtaatatcaatttttag
- the LOC135167170 gene encoding general transcription factor 3C polypeptide 1 encodes MPTPMDTMIYSPSTNLVDAVIDEVALEGLDGITLEALWQRLAMRLQISHPFPSPLMEQIWCICTSTNNFLFYQLETPRPPLVIYDRYEFVDADMGTILEPEVVPEDIYEHFPVDDPKTGDRGSCKSYYTRQPIDSIRTMSLASADEKYGQKLVIVGSQATRQNALMGDSLCPTLELNIVQYCFLERVGRSRYHGEVTQGKRSLSILGEEPKSLFYHRKYLTKHRMITKQLHHQKISGHGTSGSLLHLPRFFVERKPKMIYLAEKIVDILKTRENYIADYSEIKKELQIERTIKNLFKLAVFQKVARTDLLVPYRTLYPHADVSEWQRKSSNVEKKIKAIQLLDPNIDLTELWNKEDLEEEEVYDLDISKQKVNEPLLKQANQYVERSSHEGLSHTELGKSMGVSKLQSRTIFRNLAKMQVVGIYMNDMGRQRITKYVSKRFEKNSKISKQFKTEMTKMKALTKISHANSPPPTVSPPPEPINSGVETHRVDSVAERMDVDPEELLIVPKSSREDLNMLFSSTNRILKKYKHQRIRKYQVTHRNLSTEEIKNLHSRIKDLSDQMKHSLLPAKRLKLEPEEPSKVDACDILLQEIKVPEMPKGELRSLLRELHSDETQYSGTITYRILKRSNMIIESVKEHKVIDDLTKLTRMINEEEEREGYDVKIDKKSLLRLLQKLSAENLVKNINLTLTSKGRKKSITFICDPSIDINHTVIQSAVEQARIKFCVMKCHRSKSTFSEADDENSPQKRLKRKCKLDTTTLDVPADIKYDPKVGRKYGYSPKFVRMKIIHLMLYYIIHDYPTTPPSCQSEHIQGLRARGYKIDHKMEKEMGTIYNSQVGWKMFIPPLIPHIGWPHGWVLMCDILHRIPLSILVKFYNVPYRMADLDYYLEDPIRKHTLIKDLPTPLRNAILFNRKYIFSFHETITRLCFIGLVQFGPQKLKEKDQVFLYLNKRSELFDTTTSAPSYHKIDEQDYLRQRYYFDKMQVVEKYWYDMWNICINTQLGGRLAVQGTDIILEDLAKKSEMIETLQARSPDEAERRDLGELPGDKRGAAGIDSAFFAHLKRNWNWENFNHNCTSVIEPKKSPVKTTKRNIHLSKIEAKPLKFTEFKGLKKSGPTNLDANDLKIPSDKKLTSTDKQMKHKILSAKMKKQHTIVRRVLPRKQPKKGNTKVKYDDIDYSALQKMNKLRVEWDSREDNILLVCRVVMSYLCPNPRRQVINCTAVRDVLRFYSSSSHNKTSRACQRRLLYMLKQPQTMHSVGLGVEEIKQSYYIHKRYNNIVDKIKQEYPRDSDERIIEVFKTLVSYVAKKYYDISESETKEAGPMPKTIQEFNLFYEITHPQKPHSHLGFTQEVRSTNDIHTATINSVIYSSMCCGKDRRSWAYQLFRIYQQYSELLLKNAMGKIRADHMVSVKKHYLNAIKKFGNCMPMSSSQYQLSTAYLHKFQTKVPVEIYEEIFEFLKNVIKGHEDNTLGDVGGVEMVIPTGGMLVGIPEYLVDEAIDFNVEIPDHVIALDPKLQEYDEMYITIAKRYQDILTSLQHSDLQSDPSSVSRAPPRAPVIKPAKGDGRGAEGTSDSDKINIDAETTLPKSSTKKIGPMKTHWKELKKPSPGEDSNSDCVSNPEECRSDLDDDVDNDYIKLQDGTIIQISKEDIEIAKSTPVDDRIHKAFLSTRSEELEDVSTFSAVDKLRDIVAGHKIVKMDVDLENHRQERKQRTTNTCGDNSAIVSYETPKKTSNYLNDIVATMDSTIKCEYALDENNKDSADSGPRHTRIALLTMREELNEDVPDSHHAHEYFVVNTFGIFFSFPHLRGEIEDHPGGSLMKSERLLMVRDDMYKEVLADLRKFAVFPREFPRYDEIKRLSEVEDIKESEIDIIYDFVRDRREQGATLKQLVMQFHEVLDKRLYDILSFLTDQKLFLRSGVTDMHYIHHNFVDPWLIQSIRIMRLQKEALPPVPPGIVYVLNSESDDAQSAKKPEAAGSSKKTPSEQGSPTVPANEQQKNLQKKRTCLLQTKDIYTAAKKLDLNSAEDINVVVRPWIQIDGLLNRKSLEQMLGAVLGHCLTHPGIILVRIQERFIPALQPYHTRELVEILVKLGCLRVRVLQKGPANLFSRSTFTKITFPIREDGGMEFDDEMVVEPTFGAVVKFSSFLRKNREHL; translated from the coding sequence ATGCCTACCCCAATGGACACGATGATTTACTCCCCGTCCACGAACCTCGTGGACGCGGTAATCGACGAAGTGGCTCTGGAGGGCCTCGACGGTATCACCCTGGAAGCCCTGTGGCAACGCCTAGCAATGCGACTTCAGATCAGTCATCCCTTTCCCTCTCCCCTGATGGAGCAAATCTGGTGCATCTGCACTTCCACGAACAACTTCCTTTTCTACCAATTGGAGACCCCCAGACCCCCTCTGGTGATCTACGATCGTTACGAGTTTGTGGACGCAGATATGGGGACGATCCTCGAACCCGAGGTGGTCCCAGAGGACATTTACGAGCATTTTCCAGTCGACGATCCAAAAACCGGTGACAGAGGTTCCTGCAAAAGCTATTACACAAGACAGCCCATTGATTCCATCAGAACCATGAGTTTGGCTTCTGCAGATGAGAAATACGGTCAGAAATTAGTGATTGTTGGCTCTCAAGCCACGAGGCAGAACGCTCTCATGGGTGACTCACTCTGTCCCACTCTGGAGCTCAACATCGTGCAGTACTGCTTCCTGGAACGAGTGGGAAGATCCAGATATCACGGTGAAGTTACCCAGGGCAAGCGAAGCCTCAGTATTCTAGGCGAAGAGCCAAAATCTCTCTTCTACCACAGAAAGTACCTGACAAAACATAGAATGATAACGAAGCAACTGCATCACCAGAAGATCTCGGGTCACGGAACGAGTGGAAGTCTACTGCATCTCCCCAGGTTCTTCGTTGAACGAAAACCCAAGATGATCTACCTAGCTGAGAAAATCGTTGATATCCTGAAGACTCGGGAGAACTATATCGCGGATTACAGTGAAATTAAGAAAGAACTGCAGATAGAAAGGACGATAAAAAATCTGTTCAAATTGGCGGTTTTTCAAAAGGTCGCCAGAACGGATCTTCTGGTTCCTTACAGAACGCTGTACCCTCATGCTGATGTTTCAGAGTGGCAGAGGAAGAGCTCCAACGTGGAGAAGAAGATCAAGGCTATCCAGTTGCTGGATCCAAACATTGATCTCACCGAGTTATGGAATAAAGAGGATCTGGAGGAGGAAGAGGTTTATGATCTGGATATATCGAAACAGAAAGTCAATGAGCCACTTCTCAAACAGGCAAATCAGTACGTGGAAAGGTCTAGTCACGAAGGATTGAGTCACACTGAACTAGGAAAGAGTATGGGTGTGTCTAAACTACAGTCGAGAACGATATTCAGAAATTTGGCGAAGATGCAGGTTGTGGGGATTTACATGAACGATATGGGCCGACAGAGGATCACCAAGTACGTCTCCAAGAGGTTCGAGAAGAACAGTAAGATTAGCAAACAGTTCAAGACTGAGATGACCAAGATGAAGGCGCTCACGAAAATTTCACATGCGAACAGTCCTCCTCCGACTGTATCCCCTCCTCCTGAACCCATTAATTCTGGGGTAGAGACTCATCGAGTGGATTCTGTGGCGGAGAGAATGGACGTGGACCCTGAGGAACTTCTTATAGTCCCCAAATCCTCGAGAGAAGACCTCAATATGCTGTTCTCATCCACTAATCGAATTCTGAAGAAGTACAAGCACCAGAGAATCCGTAAATACCAGGTCACCCATCGGAATTTATCCACAGAAGAAATCAAGAACCTTCATTCAAGAATAAAAGACTTATCAGATCAAATGAAACATTCATTGTTACCTGCAAAACGACTTAAACTGGAGCCAGAAGAGCCTTCGAAAGTTGACGCTTGTGATATTCTCCTTCAGGAAATTAAAGTCCCTGAAATGCCGAAAGGTGAACTGCGGAGTCTCCTCAGAGAATTGCACTCGGACGAGACTCAGTATTCTGGCACAATCACCTATCGAATTCTGAAGCGCTCCAATATGATAATTGAATCAGTGAAGGAGCACAAAGTCATCGACGACCTGACGAAGCTTACGAGAATGATCAACGAGGAGGAGGAGCGTGAGGGATACGACGTAAAGATCGATAAAAAATCACTGCTTCGACTGTTGCAGAAGCTGTCAGCTGAGAATCTGGTGAAGAATATTAACTTAACCCTGACCTCGAAAGGAAGAAAAAAGAGTATAACTTTCATTTGTGATCCTAGCATCGACATTAATCACACGGTGATTCAATCGGCGGTGGAACAAGCCAGAATAAAATTCTGCGTCATGAAGTGCCACAGGTCGAAATCCACTTTTTCAGAAGCAGATGATGAGAATTCTCCCCAGAAGCGACTGAAGAGGAAATGTAAACTAGACACAACTACCCTCGATGTTCCTGCGGACATAAAGTACGATCCAAAAGTGGGACGGAAGTACGGATACAGTCCAAAATTCGttaggatgaaaataatccacttgATGCTGTATTACATTATTCATGATTATCCCACGACGCCTCCTTCCTGCCAATCTGAACATATTCAGGGTCTTCGAGCCAGAGGATACAAAATCGAccataaaatggaaaaagaaaTGGGGACTATATACAATAGCCAAGTTGGCTGGAAGATGTTCATCCCTCCGTTGATCCCTCACATTGGCTGGCCCCATGGTTGGGTCCTCATGTGTGATATTCTCCACAGAATTCCATTATCCATTCTCGTTAAGTTCTACAACGTCCCTTATCGAATGGCAGACCTTGATTACTACCTGGAAGATCCAATCAGGAAGCACACACTCATCAAAGACCTTCCCACACCCCTCAGGAATGCCATCCTCTTCaacagaaaatatattttcagttTTCACGAGACAATAACGAGATTGTGTTTCATTGGACTAGTCCAGTTTGGCCCACAGAAGCTGAAGGAAAAGGACCAGGTGTTCCTTTATCTCAACAAAAGAAGTGAACTCTTTGACACGACGACATCAGCACCTAGCTACCACAAAATTGATGAGCAGGATTACCTCAGACAGCGCTACTACTTCGATAAGATGCAGGTGGTGGAGAAGTACTGGTACGACATGTGGAATATCTGCATCAATACTCAATTGGGGGGACGACTAGCAGTTCAGGGGACTGATATAATCCTGGAAGATCTTGCCAAGAAATCCGAAATGATCGAGACGTTGCAGGCTCGGTCACCAGATGAGGCTGAGCGTCGCGACCTTGGGGAGCTACCTGGGGATAAAAGAGGAGCAGCTGGCATTGACTCCGCCTTCTTCGCGCATTTAAAACGAAATTGGAATTGGGAAAACTTCAATCATAACTGTACATCTGTAATTGAACCTAAGAAATCCCCTGTGAAAACAACCAAACGAAATATTCATCTCTCCAAGATCGAGGCTAAACCTCTCAAATTTACGGAGTTCAAAGGCCTCAAGAAGAGTGGCCCAACGAATTTGGATGCTAACGATCTGAAAATCCCTAGTGATAAGAAACTCACTTCCACAGATAAGCAGATGAAGCACAAAATACTGTCAGCCAAGATGAAGAAACAGCACACGATTGTCAGGAGGGTTCTCCCCAGGAAGCAGCCTAAGAAAGGAAATACTAAAGTCAAGTACGACGATATTGATTACTCAGCCCTTCAGAAGATGAACAAGCTCAGAGTCGAGTGGGATTCTCGTGAGGATAACATTCTGCTCGTCTGCAGGGTTGTGATGAGTTACTTATGCCCAAATCCAAGAAGACAAGTGATCAATTGCACTGCAGTTCGAGACGTTTTGAGGTTTTACTCCTCGAGTTCTCACAACAAGACATCGCGAGCTTGTCAGAGAAGACTACTCTACATGCTGAAGCAACCGCAGACGATGCACTCGGTAGGTCTCGGAGTGGAAGAGATTAAGCAGAGTTATTACATTCACAAGAGGTACAACAATATCGTCGACAAGATCAAGCAGGAGTACCCTAGGGACTCAGACGAGAGAATCATCGAGGTATTCAAGACACTAGTCTCCTACGTAGCGAAAAAATACTACGATATCTCAGAGTCTGAGACGAAGGAGGCTGGACCTATGCCAAAGACAATTCAAGAATTCAATTTGTTTTATGAGATAACTCATCCTCAGAAACCTCATAGCCACTTGGGGTTCACTCAGGAGGTGAGGAGTACCAATGATATCCACACAGCGACCATCAATTCAGTTATCTACAGTTCTATGTGCTGTGGGAAGGATCGAAGATCCTGGGCATATCAACTCTTCAGGATTTATCAACAATACTCTGAGCTTCTACTTAAAAATGCTATGGGAAAGATCAGGGCTGATCACATGGTGTCTGTCAAAAAGCATTATCTGAATGCCATCaagaaatttggaaattgtATGCCGATGAGCTCATCGCAGTACCAACTGAGCACTGCTTATCTCCATAAATTCCAGACCAAAGTCCCCGTCGAGATTTACGAGGAAATCTTCGAGTTCCTGAAAAATGTTATCAAAGGACACGAGGACAATACTCTTGGAGATGTAGGTGGGGTCGAGATGGTGATTCCAACTGGTGGAATGTTGGTGGGAATTCCGGAGTATCTTGTTGACGAAGCCATTGATTTCAACGTTGAAATTCCTGATCATGTTATTGCACTGGATCCTAAACTCCAGGAATACGATGAAATGTACATTACGATTGCTAAACGATATCAGGATATTCTGACGAGTCTTCAGCATTCTGATCTTCAGAGCGATCCTTCGTCGGTATCCAGAGCTCCTCCACGTGCTCCTGTCATTAAACCAGCGAAAGGCGATGGTCGGGGAGCTGAAGGGACTTCAGATTCTGATAAGATTAACATTGACGCGGAAACTACTCTGCCCAAGTCGTCTACGAAGAAAATTGGACCTATGAAGACCCACTGGAAGGAATTGAAAAAACCCAGTCCTGGAGAGGATTCCAATAGTGATTGCGTTTCAAATCCGGAAGAATGTAGAAGCGATCTTGATGATGATGTTGATAATGACTACATAAAGCTTCAGGATGGAACGATAATCCAAATCAGCAAAGAAGATATTGAGATTGCTAAATCAACTCCAGTTGATGATCGCATTCACAAGGCTTTTCTGTCGACAAGATCCGAAGAACTCGAGGATGTTTCGACATTTAGTGCAGTCGATAAGCTCCGGGATATTGTTGCAGGacataaaattgttaaaatggACGTAGATCTTGAGAACCATCGTCAGGAAAGAAAGCAGAGGACAACGAACACGTGTGGAGACAACTCGGCGATTGTTTCTTACGAAACACCAAAGAAGACCTCCAATTACCTGAATGATATCGTAGCGACGATGGACAGCACCATAAAATGTGAATACGCTctggatgaaaataataaggACTCAGCTGACAGTGGTCCTCGTCACACAAGAATTGCCCTTTTGACGATGAGAGAGGAGCTCAATGAAGACGTTCCTGATAGTCATCACGCTCATGAGTACTTCGTGGTGAATACCTTCgggatatttttctcattcccgCATCTTCGAGGAGAAATTGAGGATCATCCTGGGGGTAGTCTGATGAAATCCGAGAGATTGTTAATGGTGAGGGATGATATGTACAAGGAGGTTCTTGCTGATCTCAGGAAATTTGCTGTTTTTCCTAGAGAATTTCCGAGATATGATGAGATAAAGAGATTGTCAGAGGTGGAGGACATCAAAGAATCTGAGATTGACATTATTTATGACTTTGTGAGGGACAGGAGGGAGCAGGGAGCAACTCTGAAGCAACTGGTGATGCAATTTCATGAAGTACTTGACAAACGATTGTATGATATCCTGTCCTTCTTAACTgatcaaaaattattcttacgAAGTGGAGTGACAGATATGCATTACATTCATCACAACTTTGTGGATCCCTGGTTGATTCAGTCGATAAGGATTATGAGACTACAGAAGGAGGCCCTACCTCCAGTGCCACCTGGAATAGTCTACGTGCTGAATTCTGAAAGTGATGATGCACAGAGTGCGAAGAAACCAGAGGCAGCTGGTAGTAGTAAGAAGACACCTAGTGAACAGGGAAGTCCAACGGTGCCTGCTAACGAACAACAGaaaaatcttcagaaaaaGAGAACCTGCCTTCTACAGACCAAGGACATTTACACAGCAGCCAAGAAACTTGACCTGAATTCAGCTGAGGATATAAATGTTGTGGTGAGACCTTGGATTCAGATTGATGGTTTGCTCAACAGGAAAAGCCTTGAACAAATGCTTGGAGCTGTCCTTGGACACTGTCTGACACATCCTGGAATTATTCTAGTCAGAATTCAAGAACGATTTATACCAGCTCTGCAACCCTATCATACGAGAGAACTTGTTGAGATTCTGGTGAAACTGGGATGTTTGCGGGTCAGGGTTTTGCAGAAGGGGCCGGCGAATTTGTTCTCTCGTTCCACCTTCacaaaaattacatttccaATCAGGGAGGATGGAGGGATGGAGTTCGATGATGAGATGGTCGTTGAACCGACGTTTGGGGCTGTTGTCAAATTTTCGAGTTTCTTgaggaaaaatcgagaacATCTTTGA